TCGACGCGCTGCGCTCCGCCCTGCCGACGCTTACCAGCCGGTTCCGCTTCACCGCCCTGCCCACCGGCGCGACCTGACCGCCGCTACCGTGACGGGGTGAGCACCGAGCCGACGACCGACCAGGTGAACCGGGCCGACCGGTTGACGCCCGCCGAGGTGACCGAGGTGCTCGCGCTGGCGCGCGCCGCCGGTGACACCGACGGGGCGGACCCGCTGGACGAGCACGTCCTGCTGCGGCTGCGCGACCCGGCCGCGCCCGCCACGCACCTCACCGCCCGTGCCGCCGACGGCACCCTGACCGGGTACGCCCACCTGGACACCACCGACGTGACCACCGGTACCGGGGTGGAGCTGGCGGTCCATCCGGCGTACCGGCGTCGGGGGGTCGGCCGGGCACTGGCCCGGGAGGTGCTCGCGGCGGCCGGTGGTCCGCTGCGGGCCTGGGCGCACGGTGACCACCCGTCGGCCGCCGCGCTCGCCGTGGACCTCGGCTTCACCCGCGCCCGGGTGCTCTGGCAGCTGCGCCGGTCGCTGGCCGCGCCGGTGGACCCGCCGCGGCTGCCGAACGGGGTGGCGCTGCGCGCCTTCCGGCCCGGCCTGGACGACGCCGCCTGGCTCGCGGTCAACGCCCGCGCCTTCGCCGACCATCCGGAGCAGGGCCGCTGGACCCGGGACGACCTGCGCACGCGCTTCGCCGAGCCGTGGTTCGACCCGGCCGGGTTCCTGCTCGCCGTGGAATCCGCAAGCGACCGGCTGCTCGGCTTCCACTGGACCAAGGTGCACGAGCGTCCCGGCTCGGCCCGTACCGGTGAGGTGTACGTGGTGGGCGTCGACCCGGCGGCGCACGGCGGCGGGCTGGGTCGGGCGCTGACCACCGCCGGCCTGGCGTACCTGCGGGACCGGCGCGGCCTGGACCGGGTGATGCTCTACGTCGACGAGTCCAACACCTCCGCCATGGCCCTCTACCGACGGCTCGACTTCGCCCCCTGGTCCGCCCACGTCAACTACCACCACCGGTGACCTCGGCACGGATCTGACGCCAGCGGCGGGCCTGCTCCGGGCCGAGCCAGTAGAAGGTGCCGGTCTCACCGTCCAGGGAGCTGGGGACGTACCGGTTCAGCGGCAGGCCGAGATCCCGGTAGCCGGGGTGGGACCGCAGCATCCGGCTCACCCCGGCCAGCGCGCCACCGAGCTGCTGTCGGGGCACCCGGATGGTGGCGCAGACCTCCTCGGCGGAGAGCCACTGCCCGGGTCGGGTGGCCAACAGGTCGAGCATCCGCAGCACGGTGCCGTGGCTCTTGGACCGGCCGCTGGCGAACCGCCGCAGGTCCGCGACCGGCCACTGCACGGACTCCGGCGGCTGGGGGCGGGGTTGCCGGGGCACCGGGCGCACCGCCTCGCCCCAGCCGTCCAGCTCGGCCAGGAGCGCCGCGACGTGCGGCAGGTACGCCGCCGGCACGGCGATGTGTACGAGTTCGGGGCCGGCCCCGTCAGGCATCGACCGGTCAGCCGAAACGGCCGGTGATGTAGTCCTCGGTCCGCTTGTCCCCCGGGTTGGTGAAGATCCGCGAGGTCTGGTCGAACTCGACCAGGCGGCCGTGGCGTACCTGCTTCTCGTCGACCTCGGCGGTGAAGAAGGCGGTGTAGTGGCTGACCCGGGCGGCCTGCTGCATGTTGTGCGTGACGATGACGATCGTGTACGACTTCGACAGCTCGTACATCAGGTCCTCGACCTTGCTGGTGGCGATCGGGTCCAGTGCCGAGCAGGGCTCGTCCATCAGGATCACGTCCGGCTTGACGGCGATCGTCCGGGCGATGCAGAGCCGCTGCTGCTGACCACCGGAGAGGGCCAGCCCGCTGCTCTTGAGCTTGTCCTTCACCTCGTCCCAGAGGGCGGCCCCGGTGAGCGCCTCCTCGACGTGGTCGTCGAGCTTGCCCTTGATCCCGTTGATCCGCAGCCCGTACGCCACGTTGTCGTAGATGGACTTGGGGAACGGGTTGGGCTTCTGGAAGACCATGCCGATCCGCCGCCGGACCTGGATCGGGTCCACGCCCTTGGCGTAGATGTCCTGCCCGTGGTAGCTGACCGTGCCGGTGACCCGGGCACCGGGGATCAGGTCGTTCATCCGGTTCAGCGAACGCAGGATCGTCGACTTGCCGCAGCCGGACGGGCCGATCATCGCGGTGATCTGGTTCTGCCGGATCGGCATCGAGGTGCCCCGGACCGCCTCGTAGCTGCCGTAGTGGACGCTGACGTCGGCCAGGTCCATCACGGTGGTGCTGCCGCCCGGGTTGTCCAGGCCGGCGTCCTGCCAGCCCGCCGAGGGTGCGCTGACGGAGACCGAGGGGTGCGAGGTGACGGTACCGGCGGGGGTGTTCGTGGTGGCCATGGTTCAGCGCTCCTTCAGGGCGAATCGGTTGGCGATGATTCGGGCGACGACCGTGAAGACGACCACGATCACGATCAGGGTCAGCGCCGCTCCCCAGGCCCGGTCCTGGGCGCCGACG
Above is a window of Micromonospora yangpuensis DNA encoding:
- the mshD gene encoding mycothiol synthase produces the protein MSTEPTTDQVNRADRLTPAEVTEVLALARAAGDTDGADPLDEHVLLRLRDPAAPATHLTARAADGTLTGYAHLDTTDVTTGTGVELAVHPAYRRRGVGRALAREVLAAAGGPLRAWAHGDHPSAAALAVDLGFTRARVLWQLRRSLAAPVDPPRLPNGVALRAFRPGLDDAAWLAVNARAFADHPEQGRWTRDDLRTRFAEPWFDPAGFLLAVESASDRLLGFHWTKVHERPGSARTGEVYVVGVDPAAHGGGLGRALTTAGLAYLRDRRGLDRVMLYVDESNTSAMALYRRLDFAPWSAHVNYHHR
- the pstB gene encoding phosphate ABC transporter ATP-binding protein PstB; amino-acid sequence: MATTNTPAGTVTSHPSVSVSAPSAGWQDAGLDNPGGSTTVMDLADVSVHYGSYEAVRGTSMPIRQNQITAMIGPSGCGKSTILRSLNRMNDLIPGARVTGTVSYHGQDIYAKGVDPIQVRRRIGMVFQKPNPFPKSIYDNVAYGLRINGIKGKLDDHVEEALTGAALWDEVKDKLKSSGLALSGGQQQRLCIARTIAVKPDVILMDEPCSALDPIATSKVEDLMYELSKSYTIVIVTHNMQQAARVSHYTAFFTAEVDEKQVRHGRLVEFDQTSRIFTNPGDKRTEDYITGRFG